The Piliocolobus tephrosceles isolate RC106 chromosome 2, ASM277652v3, whole genome shotgun sequence genome window below encodes:
- the USP19 gene encoding ubiquitin carboxyl-terminal hydrolase 19 isoform X13 yields MSGGASATGPRRGPPGLEDATSKKKQKDRANQESKDGDPRKETGSRYVAQAGLELLASGDPSASASCAAGITGSRHRSRLFFPSLSGSASTPREEQAKEGACEDPHDLLATPPPELLLDWRQSAEEVIVKLHVGVGPLQLADVDAAFTDTDCVVRFAGGQQWGGVFYAEIKSSCAKVQTRKGSLLHLTLPKKVPMLTWPSLLKKPLGTQELVPGLQCQENGQELSPTALEPGPEPHRAKQEARNQKRAQGRGEVGSGAGPGAQAGPSAKRAVHLCRGPEGEGSRDDPGPRGDAPPFVADPATQVEADEQLCIPPVNPQTCLLGSEENLALLTGEKAVSPGNDPVSPAMVRSRNPGKDDRAKEEMAVAADAATLVDEPESMVNLAFVKNDSYEKGPDSVVVHVYVKEICRDTSRVLFREQDFTLIFQTRDGNFLRLHPGCGPHTIFRWQVKLRNLIEPEQCTFCFTASRIDICLRKRQSQRWGGLEAPATRVGGAKVAVPTGPTPLDSTPPGGAPHPLTGQEEARAMEKDKSKARSEDTGLESVATRTPMEHVTPKPETHLASPKPTCMVPPMPHSPVSGDSVEEEEEEEKKVCLPGFTGLVNLGNTCFMNSVIQSLSNTRELRDFFHDRSFEAEINYNNPLGTGGRLAIGFAVLLRALWKGTHHAFQPSKLKAIVASKASQFTGYAQHDAQEFMAFLLDGLHEDLNRIQNKPYTETVDSDGRPDEVVAEEAWQRHKMRNDSFIVDLFQGQYKSKLVCPVCAKVSITFDPFLYLPVPLPQKQKVLPVFYFAREPHSKPIKFLVSVSKENSTASEVLDSLSQSVRVKPENLRLAEVIKNRFHRVFLPSHSLDTVSPSDMLLCFELLSPELAKERVVVLEVQQRPQVPSVPISKCAACQRKQQSEDEKLKRCTRCYRVGYCNQLCQKTHWPDHKGLCRPENIGYPFLVSVPASRLTYARLAQLLEGYARYSVSVFQPPFQPGRMALESQSPGCTTLLSTGSLEAGDSERDPIQPPELQLVTPMAEGDTGLPRVWAAPDRGPVPSTSGISSEILASGPTEVGSLPAGERVSRPEAAVPGYQHPSEAMNAHTPQFFIYKIDSSNREQRLEDRGDTPLELGDDCSLALVWRNNERLQEFVLVASKELECAEDPGSAGEAARAGHFTLDQCLNLFTRPEVLAPEEAWYCPQCKQHREASKQLLLWRLPNVLIVQLKRFSFRSFIWRDKINDLVEFPVRNLDLSKFCIGQKEEQLPSYDLYAVINHYGGMIGGHYTACARLPNDRSSQRSDVGWRLFDDSTVTTVDESQVVTRYAYVLFYRRRNSPVERPPRAGHSEHHPDLGPAAEAAASQGLGPGQAPEVAPTRTAPERFAPPVDRPAPTYSNMEEVD; encoded by the exons ATGTCTGGCGGGGCCAGTGCCACAGGCCCAAGGAGAGGGCCCCCAGGACTGGAGGACGCAACTAGTAAGAAGAAGCAGAAGGATCGAGCAAACCAGGAGAGCAAGGATGGAGATCCCAGGAAAG agacagggtctcgatatgttgcccaggctggtcttgaacttctggcctcaggtgatccttctgcctcagcctcctgcgcagctgggatcacaggctcaCGCCACCGTTCCCGGCTGTTCTTTCCTTCGTTGTCAGGGTCAGCATCCACTCCTCGAGAGGAGCAGGCCAAAGAGG GAGCTTGTGAAGACCCTCATGATCTCTTGGCTACTCCCCCTCCAGAGTTGTTGCTCGATTGGAGGCAGAGTGCAGAAGAGGTGATTGTCAAGCTTCATGTGGGAGTAGGTCCCCTGCAGCTGGCGGATGTAGATGCTGCTTTCACAGATACGGACTGTGTGGTGCGGTTTGCAG GTGGTCAGCAGTGGGGTGGTGTCTTCTATGCTGAGATAAAAAGCTCTTGTGCTAAAGTGCAAACCCGCAAGGGCAGTCTCCTGCACCTGACACTGCCCAAAAAGGTGCCTATGCTCACATGGCCCTCCCTCCTG AAGAAACCTCTAGGGACCCAGGAGCTGGTGCCGGGGCTGCAGTGCCAGGAGAATGGGCAGGAACTGTCTCCCACTGCCCTGGAGCCAGGCCCTGAGCCCCACCGGGCTAAGCAGGAGGCCCGGAACCAGAAGCGGGCCCAGGGCCGTGGTGAGGTAGGCTCAGGGGCTGGCCCCGGGGCCCAGGCAGGGCCCAGCGCCAAGAGGGCTGTGCATCTCTGCAGAGGGCCAGAGGGGGAGGGGTCCAGGGATGACCCTGGACCCCGGGGTGATGCCCCACCCTTCGTGGCTGACCCGGCCACCCAG GTTGAGGCTGATGAACAGCTTTGCATACCACCGGTGAACCCCCAaacctgcctcctgggctcagaggaGAATTTAGCCCTTTTGACAGGAGAGAAAGCAGTGTCTCCTGGGAATGACCCAGTCTCTCCAGCCATGGTCCGGAGCAGAAACCCTGGGAAAGATGACCGTGCCAAGGAGGAGATGGCAGTGGCAGCAGATGCTGCAACCTTGGTGGATG AGCCCGAGTCGATGGTGAACCTGGCATTTGTCAAGAATGACTCGTATGAGAAGGGCCCGGATTCAGTGGTGGTGCACGTGTACGTGAAGGAGATCTGCAGGGACACCTCGAGAGTACTTTTTCGTGAGCAGGACTTCACACTCATCTTCCAGACCAG GGATGGAAACTTCCTGAGGCTGCACCCAGGCTGTGGGCCCCACACCATCTTCCGTTGGCAGGTGAAGCTCAG GAATCTGATTGAGCCAGAGCAGTGCACCTTCTGTTTCACGGCTTCTCGCATCGACATCTGCCTTCGTAAGAGGCAGAGTCAGCGCTGGGGGGGCCTGGAGGCCCCGGCTACACGAG TGGGTGGTGCAAAGGTTGCCGTGCCGACAGGTCCAACCCCTCTGGATTCAACCCCACCAGGAGGtgctccccaccccctgacaggccagGAGGAGGCCCGGGCTATGGAGAAGGATAAATCCAAGGCACGATCTGAGGACACAGGGTTAGAGAGTGTGGCAACCCGCACACCTATGGAGCATGTAACCCCAAAGCCAGAGACACACCTGGCCTCG CCCAAGCCTACATGTATGGTGCCTCCCATGCCCCACAGCCCAGTTAGTGGAGATAgcgtggaggaggaggaggaggaagagaagaaagtgtgtctgccaggcttcaCTGGCCTTGTCAATTTAGGCAACACCTGCTTCATGAACAGCGTCATTCAGTCTCTGTCCAACACTCGGGAACTCCGGGACTTCTTCCATG ACCGCTCCTTTGAGGCTGAGATCAACTACAACAACCCACTGGGGACTGGTGGGCGTCTGGCCATTGGCTTTGCTGTGCTGCTTCGGGCGCTGTGGAAGGGCACCCACCATGCCTTCCAGCCTTCCAAGTTGAAG GCCATTGTGGCGAGTAAGGCCAGCCAGTTCACAGGCTATGCGCAGCATGATGCCCAGGAGTTCATGGCTTTCCTGCTGGATGGGCTGCACGAGGACCTGAATCGCATTCAGAACAAGCCCTACACAGAGACTGTGGACTCAGATGGTCGGCCTGATGAG GTGGTAGCTGAGGAAGCATGGCAGCGGCACAAGATGAGGAATGACTCTTTCATCGTGGACCTATTTCAGGGGCAGTACAAGTCGAAGCTGGTGTGCCCTGTGTGTGCCAAG GTCTCCATCACTTTTGACCCGTTTCTTTATCTGCCGGTGCCCTTGCCACAAAAGCAAAAGGTTCTCCCTGTCTTTTATTTTGCCCGAGAGCCCCACAGCAAGCCCATTAAG TTCCTGGTGAGCGTCAGCAAGGAGAACTCCACTGCCAGTGAAGTATTGGACTCCCTCTCTCAAAGCGTTCGTGTGAAGCCTGAGAATCTGCGTTTGGCAGAG GTAATTAAGAATCGTTTCCATCGTGTGTTCCTGCCCTCCCACTCACTGGATACTGTGTCCCCATCTGATATGCTCCTCTGCTTTGAGCTGCTATCCCCAGAGTTGGCTAAGGAGCGGGTAGTGGTGCTAGAGGTGCAACAG CGCCCCCAGGTGCCCAGCGTCCCCATCTCCAAGTGTGCAGCCTGCCAGCGGAAGCAACAGTCGGAGGATGAAAAGCTGAAGCGCTGTACCCGGTGCTACCGTGTGGGCTACTGCAACCA GCTCTGCCAGAAAACCCACTGGCCTGACCACAAGGGCCTCTGCCGACCCGAGAACATTGGCTACCCCTTCCTGGTCAGTGTACCTGCCTCACGCCTCACTTACGCCCGCCTCGCTCAGCTGCTAGAGGGCTATGCCCG GTACTCTGTGAGTGTATTCCAGCCACCCTTTCAGCCTGGCCGCATGGCCTTGGAGTCTCAGAGCCCTGGCTGCACCACACTGCTCTCCACTGGCTCCCTGGAGGCTGGGGACAGTGAGAGGGACCCCATTCAGCCACCTGAGCTCCAGCTGGTGACCCCTATGGCTGAGGGGGACACAGGGCTTCCCCGGGTGTGGGCAGCCCCTGACCGGGGTCCTGTGCCCAGCACCAGTGGAATTTCTTCTGAGATACTGGCCAGTGGGCCCACTGAGGTTGGCTCCTTGCCTGCTGGCGAGAGGGTGTCCCGACCCGAAG CCGCTGTGCCTGGGTACCAGCACCCAAGTGAAGCTATGAATGCCCACACACCACagttcttcatctataaaattgacTCATCCAACCGAGAGCAGCGGCTAGAGGACAGAG GAGATACCCCACTGGAGCTGGGTGACGATTGTAGCCTGGCTCTCGTCTGGCGGAACAATGAGCGCTTGCAGGAGTTTGTGTTGGTAGCCTCCAAGGAGCTGGAATGTGCTGAGGATCCAGGCTCTGCTGGTGAGGCTGCCCGGGCCGGCCACTTCACCCTGGACCAGTGCCTCAACCTCTTCACACGGCCTGAGGTGCTGGCACCCGAGGAGGCCTG GTACTGCCCACAGTGCAAACAGCACCGTGAGGCCTCCAAGCAGCTGTTGCTATGGCGCCtgccaaatgttctcattgtgcAGCTCAAGCGCTTCTCCTTTCGTAGTTTTATCTGGCGTGACAAGATCAATGACTTGGTGGAGTTCCCTGTTCG GAACCTGGACCTGAGCAAGTTCTGCATTGGTCAGAAAGAGGAGCAGCTGCCCAGCTATGATCTGTATGCTGTCATCAACCACTATGGAGGCATGATTGGTGGCCACTACACAGCCTGTGCACGCCTGCCCAATGATCGTAGCAGTCAGCGCAGTGACGTGG GCTGGCGCTTGTTTGATGACAGCACGGTGACAACGGTAGACGAGAGCCAGGTTGTGACGCGTTATGCCTATGTACTCTTCTACCGCCGGCGGAACTCTCCTGTGGAGAGGCCCCCCAGGGCAGGTCACTCTGAGCACCACCCAGACCTAGGCCCTGCAGCTGAGGCTGCTGCCAGCCAG GGACTAGGCCCTGGCCAGGCCCCCGAGGTGGCCCCCACGCGGACAGCCCCTGAACGCTTCGCCCCCCCTGTGGATCGGCCAGCCCCCACCTACAGCAACATGGAGGAGGTGGATTAG
- the USP19 gene encoding ubiquitin carboxyl-terminal hydrolase 19 isoform X14, with amino-acid sequence MSGGASATGPRRGPPGLEDATSKKKQKDRANQESKDGDPRKETGSRYVAQAGLELLASGDPSASASCAAGITGSRHRSRLFFPSLSGSASTPREEQAKEGACEDPHDLLATPPPELLLDWRQSAEEVIVKLHVGVGPLQLADVDAAFTDTDCVVRFAGGQQWGGVFYAEIKSSCAKVQTRKGSLLHLTLPKKVPMLTWPSLLKPLGTQELVPGLQCQENGQELSPTALEPGPEPHRAKQEARNQKRAQGRGEVGSGAGPGAQAGPSAKRAVHLCRGPEGEGSRDDPGPRGDAPPFVADPATQVEADEQLCIPPVNPQTCLLGSEENLALLTGEKAVSPGNDPVSPAMVRSRNPGKDDRAKEEMAVAADAATLVDEPESMVNLAFVKNDSYEKGPDSVVVHVYVKEICRDTSRVLFREQDFTLIFQTRDGNFLRLHPGCGPHTIFRWQVKLRNLIEPEQCTFCFTASRIDICLRKRQSQRWGGLEAPATRVGGAKVAVPTGPTPLDSTPPGGAPHPLTGQEEARAMEKDKSKARSEDTGLESVATRTPMEHVTPKPETHLASPKPTCMVPPMPHSPVSGDSVEEEEEEEKKVCLPGFTGLVNLGNTCFMNSVIQSLSNTRELRDFFHDRSFEAEINYNNPLGTGGRLAIGFAVLLRALWKGTHHAFQPSKLKAIVASKASQFTGYAQHDAQEFMAFLLDGLHEDLNRIQNKPYTETVDSDGRPDEVVAEEAWQRHKMRNDSFIVDLFQGQYKSKLVCPVCAKVSITFDPFLYLPVPLPQKQKVLPVFYFAREPHSKPIKFLVSVSKENSTASEVLDSLSQSVRVKPENLRLAEVIKNRFHRVFLPSHSLDTVSPSDMLLCFELLSPELAKERVVVLEVQQRPQVPSVPISKCAACQRKQQSEDEKLKRCTRCYRVGYCNQLCQKTHWPDHKGLCRPENIGYPFLVSVPASRLTYARLAQLLEGYARYSVSVFQPPFQPGRMALESQSPGCTTLLSTGSLEAGDSERDPIQPPELQLVTPMAEGDTGLPRVWAAPDRGPVPSTSGISSEILASGPTEVGSLPAGERVSRPEAAVPGYQHPSEAMNAHTPQFFIYKIDSSNREQRLEDRGDTPLELGDDCSLALVWRNNERLQEFVLVASKELECAEDPGSAGEAARAGHFTLDQCLNLFTRPEVLAPEEAWYCPQCKQHREASKQLLLWRLPNVLIVQLKRFSFRSFIWRDKINDLVEFPVRNLDLSKFCIGQKEEQLPSYDLYAVINHYGGMIGGHYTACARLPNDRSSQRSDVGWRLFDDSTVTTVDESQVVTRYAYVLFYRRRNSPVERPPRAGHSEHHPDLGPAAEAAASQGLGPGQAPEVAPTRTAPERFAPPVDRPAPTYSNMEEVD; translated from the exons ATGTCTGGCGGGGCCAGTGCCACAGGCCCAAGGAGAGGGCCCCCAGGACTGGAGGACGCAACTAGTAAGAAGAAGCAGAAGGATCGAGCAAACCAGGAGAGCAAGGATGGAGATCCCAGGAAAG agacagggtctcgatatgttgcccaggctggtcttgaacttctggcctcaggtgatccttctgcctcagcctcctgcgcagctgggatcacaggctcaCGCCACCGTTCCCGGCTGTTCTTTCCTTCGTTGTCAGGGTCAGCATCCACTCCTCGAGAGGAGCAGGCCAAAGAGG GAGCTTGTGAAGACCCTCATGATCTCTTGGCTACTCCCCCTCCAGAGTTGTTGCTCGATTGGAGGCAGAGTGCAGAAGAGGTGATTGTCAAGCTTCATGTGGGAGTAGGTCCCCTGCAGCTGGCGGATGTAGATGCTGCTTTCACAGATACGGACTGTGTGGTGCGGTTTGCAG GTGGTCAGCAGTGGGGTGGTGTCTTCTATGCTGAGATAAAAAGCTCTTGTGCTAAAGTGCAAACCCGCAAGGGCAGTCTCCTGCACCTGACACTGCCCAAAAAGGTGCCTATGCTCACATGGCCCTCCCTCCTG AAACCTCTAGGGACCCAGGAGCTGGTGCCGGGGCTGCAGTGCCAGGAGAATGGGCAGGAACTGTCTCCCACTGCCCTGGAGCCAGGCCCTGAGCCCCACCGGGCTAAGCAGGAGGCCCGGAACCAGAAGCGGGCCCAGGGCCGTGGTGAGGTAGGCTCAGGGGCTGGCCCCGGGGCCCAGGCAGGGCCCAGCGCCAAGAGGGCTGTGCATCTCTGCAGAGGGCCAGAGGGGGAGGGGTCCAGGGATGACCCTGGACCCCGGGGTGATGCCCCACCCTTCGTGGCTGACCCGGCCACCCAG GTTGAGGCTGATGAACAGCTTTGCATACCACCGGTGAACCCCCAaacctgcctcctgggctcagaggaGAATTTAGCCCTTTTGACAGGAGAGAAAGCAGTGTCTCCTGGGAATGACCCAGTCTCTCCAGCCATGGTCCGGAGCAGAAACCCTGGGAAAGATGACCGTGCCAAGGAGGAGATGGCAGTGGCAGCAGATGCTGCAACCTTGGTGGATG AGCCCGAGTCGATGGTGAACCTGGCATTTGTCAAGAATGACTCGTATGAGAAGGGCCCGGATTCAGTGGTGGTGCACGTGTACGTGAAGGAGATCTGCAGGGACACCTCGAGAGTACTTTTTCGTGAGCAGGACTTCACACTCATCTTCCAGACCAG GGATGGAAACTTCCTGAGGCTGCACCCAGGCTGTGGGCCCCACACCATCTTCCGTTGGCAGGTGAAGCTCAG GAATCTGATTGAGCCAGAGCAGTGCACCTTCTGTTTCACGGCTTCTCGCATCGACATCTGCCTTCGTAAGAGGCAGAGTCAGCGCTGGGGGGGCCTGGAGGCCCCGGCTACACGAG TGGGTGGTGCAAAGGTTGCCGTGCCGACAGGTCCAACCCCTCTGGATTCAACCCCACCAGGAGGtgctccccaccccctgacaggccagGAGGAGGCCCGGGCTATGGAGAAGGATAAATCCAAGGCACGATCTGAGGACACAGGGTTAGAGAGTGTGGCAACCCGCACACCTATGGAGCATGTAACCCCAAAGCCAGAGACACACCTGGCCTCG CCCAAGCCTACATGTATGGTGCCTCCCATGCCCCACAGCCCAGTTAGTGGAGATAgcgtggaggaggaggaggaggaagagaagaaagtgtgtctgccaggcttcaCTGGCCTTGTCAATTTAGGCAACACCTGCTTCATGAACAGCGTCATTCAGTCTCTGTCCAACACTCGGGAACTCCGGGACTTCTTCCATG ACCGCTCCTTTGAGGCTGAGATCAACTACAACAACCCACTGGGGACTGGTGGGCGTCTGGCCATTGGCTTTGCTGTGCTGCTTCGGGCGCTGTGGAAGGGCACCCACCATGCCTTCCAGCCTTCCAAGTTGAAG GCCATTGTGGCGAGTAAGGCCAGCCAGTTCACAGGCTATGCGCAGCATGATGCCCAGGAGTTCATGGCTTTCCTGCTGGATGGGCTGCACGAGGACCTGAATCGCATTCAGAACAAGCCCTACACAGAGACTGTGGACTCAGATGGTCGGCCTGATGAG GTGGTAGCTGAGGAAGCATGGCAGCGGCACAAGATGAGGAATGACTCTTTCATCGTGGACCTATTTCAGGGGCAGTACAAGTCGAAGCTGGTGTGCCCTGTGTGTGCCAAG GTCTCCATCACTTTTGACCCGTTTCTTTATCTGCCGGTGCCCTTGCCACAAAAGCAAAAGGTTCTCCCTGTCTTTTATTTTGCCCGAGAGCCCCACAGCAAGCCCATTAAG TTCCTGGTGAGCGTCAGCAAGGAGAACTCCACTGCCAGTGAAGTATTGGACTCCCTCTCTCAAAGCGTTCGTGTGAAGCCTGAGAATCTGCGTTTGGCAGAG GTAATTAAGAATCGTTTCCATCGTGTGTTCCTGCCCTCCCACTCACTGGATACTGTGTCCCCATCTGATATGCTCCTCTGCTTTGAGCTGCTATCCCCAGAGTTGGCTAAGGAGCGGGTAGTGGTGCTAGAGGTGCAACAG CGCCCCCAGGTGCCCAGCGTCCCCATCTCCAAGTGTGCAGCCTGCCAGCGGAAGCAACAGTCGGAGGATGAAAAGCTGAAGCGCTGTACCCGGTGCTACCGTGTGGGCTACTGCAACCA GCTCTGCCAGAAAACCCACTGGCCTGACCACAAGGGCCTCTGCCGACCCGAGAACATTGGCTACCCCTTCCTGGTCAGTGTACCTGCCTCACGCCTCACTTACGCCCGCCTCGCTCAGCTGCTAGAGGGCTATGCCCG GTACTCTGTGAGTGTATTCCAGCCACCCTTTCAGCCTGGCCGCATGGCCTTGGAGTCTCAGAGCCCTGGCTGCACCACACTGCTCTCCACTGGCTCCCTGGAGGCTGGGGACAGTGAGAGGGACCCCATTCAGCCACCTGAGCTCCAGCTGGTGACCCCTATGGCTGAGGGGGACACAGGGCTTCCCCGGGTGTGGGCAGCCCCTGACCGGGGTCCTGTGCCCAGCACCAGTGGAATTTCTTCTGAGATACTGGCCAGTGGGCCCACTGAGGTTGGCTCCTTGCCTGCTGGCGAGAGGGTGTCCCGACCCGAAG CCGCTGTGCCTGGGTACCAGCACCCAAGTGAAGCTATGAATGCCCACACACCACagttcttcatctataaaattgacTCATCCAACCGAGAGCAGCGGCTAGAGGACAGAG GAGATACCCCACTGGAGCTGGGTGACGATTGTAGCCTGGCTCTCGTCTGGCGGAACAATGAGCGCTTGCAGGAGTTTGTGTTGGTAGCCTCCAAGGAGCTGGAATGTGCTGAGGATCCAGGCTCTGCTGGTGAGGCTGCCCGGGCCGGCCACTTCACCCTGGACCAGTGCCTCAACCTCTTCACACGGCCTGAGGTGCTGGCACCCGAGGAGGCCTG GTACTGCCCACAGTGCAAACAGCACCGTGAGGCCTCCAAGCAGCTGTTGCTATGGCGCCtgccaaatgttctcattgtgcAGCTCAAGCGCTTCTCCTTTCGTAGTTTTATCTGGCGTGACAAGATCAATGACTTGGTGGAGTTCCCTGTTCG GAACCTGGACCTGAGCAAGTTCTGCATTGGTCAGAAAGAGGAGCAGCTGCCCAGCTATGATCTGTATGCTGTCATCAACCACTATGGAGGCATGATTGGTGGCCACTACACAGCCTGTGCACGCCTGCCCAATGATCGTAGCAGTCAGCGCAGTGACGTGG GCTGGCGCTTGTTTGATGACAGCACGGTGACAACGGTAGACGAGAGCCAGGTTGTGACGCGTTATGCCTATGTACTCTTCTACCGCCGGCGGAACTCTCCTGTGGAGAGGCCCCCCAGGGCAGGTCACTCTGAGCACCACCCAGACCTAGGCCCTGCAGCTGAGGCTGCTGCCAGCCAG GGACTAGGCCCTGGCCAGGCCCCCGAGGTGGCCCCCACGCGGACAGCCCCTGAACGCTTCGCCCCCCCTGTGGATCGGCCAGCCCCCACCTACAGCAACATGGAGGAGGTGGATTAG